A single genomic interval of Chloracidobacterium validum harbors:
- the ahcY gene encoding adenosylhomocysteinase, producing the protein MSTSVAQVKHYDVADLALAPLGRKRIEWADREMPVLRLIRERFAKERPLEGLRLVACCHVTTETANLARTLQAGGAEAVLIASNPLSTQDDVAASLVADFGIPVFARKGESTDDYRKHVLLALDTNPHLIIDDGGDVISTLVKERSELVPNVLGSTEETTTGIQRLKAMQVSGVLPFPVIAVNDAQTKHMFDNRYGTGQSTLDGVIRATNLLLAGRALVVIGYGWCGKGVAMRGRGLGANVIVCEVNPIRAIEAVMDGFRVMPIAEAAAQGDVFITVTGNRHVIDREHFALMKDGAVVCNSGHFDLELNLVALKELSRDVREVRPFVQEYELAETGRRVIVLGEGRLINLAAAEGHPASVMDMSFANQALSAEYLKKHAEQLEKTIHRLPEEVDIEIASLKLEAMGVKIDVLTAEMVEYINSWEHGT; encoded by the coding sequence ATGAGTACTAGTGTCGCACAAGTGAAGCACTACGACGTGGCTGATTTGGCGCTGGCGCCCCTGGGGCGCAAGCGGATTGAATGGGCCGACCGTGAAATGCCCGTACTACGACTAATTCGGGAGCGTTTCGCCAAAGAACGCCCCCTGGAGGGGCTGCGGCTGGTGGCGTGCTGCCATGTAACCACCGAGACGGCCAATCTGGCGCGGACGCTCCAGGCCGGTGGCGCCGAGGCCGTCCTGATTGCCTCCAATCCACTCTCGACGCAGGATGACGTGGCGGCCTCGCTGGTGGCCGATTTTGGCATTCCTGTTTTTGCCCGCAAGGGTGAGTCAACCGATGACTACCGCAAGCACGTACTGCTGGCGCTCGACACCAATCCGCACCTCATCATTGATGACGGCGGGGATGTGATTTCTACCCTTGTCAAGGAACGAAGCGAGCTTGTTCCGAATGTCCTGGGCAGCACCGAGGAAACAACCACCGGGATTCAGCGGCTCAAAGCCATGCAGGTCAGTGGCGTGCTACCATTTCCGGTCATCGCGGTCAACGATGCCCAAACCAAGCACATGTTTGACAACCGGTACGGAACCGGCCAATCCACCCTGGATGGCGTCATTCGGGCGACCAACCTGCTGCTGGCCGGACGCGCCCTCGTGGTGATCGGCTATGGCTGGTGCGGCAAGGGTGTCGCCATGCGCGGTCGTGGGCTGGGCGCCAACGTCATTGTCTGCGAAGTGAACCCAATTCGAGCGATTGAGGCGGTCATGGATGGCTTCCGGGTCATGCCGATCGCCGAAGCCGCGGCTCAAGGTGATGTGTTCATCACCGTCACCGGCAATCGCCATGTCATTGACCGCGAACACTTCGCGCTGATGAAAGATGGGGCCGTTGTTTGCAACTCCGGTCACTTTGATCTGGAACTCAACCTGGTTGCGCTCAAGGAGCTGTCACGGGATGTGCGCGAGGTGCGTCCATTCGTTCAGGAATATGAACTGGCTGAAACCGGCCGCCGCGTGATCGTGCTCGGTGAAGGACGGCTCATCAACCTGGCGGCCGCCGAAGGCCACCCGGCCAGTGTGATGGACATGAGCTTTGCCAATCAGGCGCTCTCTGCCGAGTACCTCAAAAAGCATGCGGAACAACTTGAAAAGACGATTCACCGCCTGCCAGAAGAAGTTGACATCGAGATTGCCTCGCTAAAGCTTGAAGCGATGGGCGTCAAGATTGATGTGTTGACGGCCGAGATGGTCGAATACATCAATAGCTGGGAGCACGGCACCTAA